The proteins below come from a single Mucilaginibacter mali genomic window:
- a CDS encoding RidA family protein: protein MKDIVSTNAPAPIGPYSQAIVAGNLLFVSGQVAIDPATGDLVMDDIATETTRVMENIKAILTEAGTDFSRIVKTTIFLKDMADFAAVNTVYGSYLSPPFPARETVAVAGLPKNVNVEISVTVLLG, encoded by the coding sequence ATGAAAGATATTGTTAGCACAAACGCACCGGCGCCAATTGGGCCTTACAGCCAGGCAATCGTAGCCGGTAATTTATTATTCGTATCAGGCCAGGTAGCTATCGATCCTGCCACTGGCGACCTGGTGATGGACGACATCGCGACTGAGACCACCCGTGTAATGGAAAATATCAAAGCTATTTTAACCGAGGCCGGTACCGATTTTAGCCGCATTGTAAAAACCACCATCTTTTTAAAGGATATGGCCGATTTTGCAGCTGTTAACACCGTATACGGTTCATACCTGAGCCCGCCATTTCCAGCCCGCGAAACCGTGGCGGTAGCGGGCCTGCCTAAAAACGTTAATGTTGAAATATCGGTAACCGTACTGTTAGGTTAA
- a CDS encoding DUF6728 family protein — MYFFRKKDPNRPASFNLKVMHIINAVAISIFLLGIIWKLIDWFVLKK, encoded by the coding sequence ATGTACTTCTTCCGCAAAAAGGATCCGAACAGGCCTGCCAGTTTTAACCTAAAGGTGATGCATATTATTAATGCTGTTGCCATAAGCATATTTTTGCTGGGCATTATCTGGAAACTGATAGATTGGTTTGTGCTGAAGAAGTAG